A genomic window from Triticum urartu cultivar G1812 chromosome 7, Tu2.1, whole genome shotgun sequence includes:
- the LOC125522873 gene encoding ACT domain-containing protein ACR4-like: MMACGSRSNEIVDEFEKLVIKMNPPRVTVDNTSDMTATLVKVDSANKYGTLLEVVQVLTDLKLTINRAYISSDGEWFMDVFHVVDEEGNKLYDGQVIDRIEQSLGAGSLSFRGTDRCVGVEAEAEAAQTVIELIGRDRPGLLSEVFAVLTNLNCNIAASEVWTHDGRMAALMYVTDAETGGGIEEPERLDTVKRLLRHVLRGSSRDKKAARAAISARAAAPHAQRRLHQMMHADRGAHRADGGDGDAAADDRSLPVVVVEDCAERGYTLVNVRCRDRPKLLFDTVCTLTDMQYLVFHGTVIAEGSEAYQEYYIRHLDDGAAASDQDREQLRRCLEAAIQRRNTEGLGLELCCEDRVGLLSDVTRIFREHGLSVTHAEVATRGERAANVFYVVTASGMPVQAQAVEAVRAEIGDEILLVKEDAAAPKSPPGRDGGGRSLGNMIRSRSEKFLYNLGLIRSCS; this comes from the exons ATGATGGCCTGTGGGTCTCGAAGCAACGAGATAGTGGACGAGTTCGAGAAGCTGGTCATCAAGATGAACCCTCCAAG GGTCACCGTGGATAATACCTCCGACATGACTGCAACCTTGGTCAAG GTTGACAGCGCGAACAAGTATGGGACCTTGCTAGAGGTTGTCCAGGTGCTGACCGATCTGAAGCTGACCATAAACCGGGCCTACATTTCCTCTGATGGGGAGTGGTTCATGGATG TGTTCCATGTCGTGGATGAGGAAGGGAATAAGCTTTATGACGGCCAAGTCATCGACAGAATTGAGCAG TCTCTCGGAGCCGGGTCGCTCAGCTTCCGCGGCACGGACCGGTGCGTCGGcgtcgaggcggaggcggaggcggcgcagaCGGTGATCGAGCTGATCGGGCGGGACCGGCCGGGCCTCCTGTCGGAGGTGTTCGCGGTGCTCACCAACCTCAACTGCAACATCGCGGCGTCCGAGGTGTGGACGCACGACGGCCGCATGGCGGCGCTCATGTACGTGACGGACGCCGAGACCGGCGGCGGCATCGAGGAGCCCGAGCGTCTGGACACGGTGAAGCGGCTGCTCCGGCACGTGCTGCGCGGCAGCAGCCGGGACAAGAAGGCCGCCCGGGCCGCCATCTCGGCGCGTGCCGCGGCGCCGCACGCCCAGCGGCGCCTGCACCAGATGATGCACGCCGACCGGGGCGCCCACCGCGccgacggcggcgacggcgacgcgGCGGCCGACGACCGGAGCctgccggtggtggtggtggaggattGCGCCGAGAGGGGGTACACGCTGGTGAACGTGCGGTGCCGCGACCGGCCGAAGCTGCTGTTCGACACGGTGTGCACCCTCACCGACATGCAGTACCTCGTCTTCCACGGCACCGTCATCGCCGAGGGCTCCGAGGCCTACCAG GAGTATTACATCAGGCACCTCGACgacggcgccgccgcctccgACCAAGACCGGGAGCAGCTCCGCCGCTGCCTCGAGGCCGCCATCCAACGCCGTAACACAGAG GGGCTTGGGCTGGAGCTGTGCTGCGAGGACAGGGTGGGGCTGCTGTCGGACGTGACGCGTATATTCCGGGAGCACGGGCTGTCGGTCACGCACGCCGAGGTGGCGACGCGCGGGGAGCGGGCGGCCAACGTCTTCTACGTGGTGACCGCGTCGGGGATGCCCGTGCAGGCGCAGGCCGTGGAGGCCGTCCGGGCGGAGATCGGCGACGAGATCCTCCTGGTCAAGGAGGACGCCGCCGCGCCCAAGTCGCCCCCGGGCCGCGACGGCGGCGGTCGCTCGCTCGGAAACATGATCCGGTCCCGCTCCGAGAAGTTCCTCTACAACCTCGGCCTCATCAGGTCATGCTCTTAG